The following DNA comes from Chitinophaga nivalis.
GTAATCTTTACGGCGCCATCTCCGGCTTCACCGGCTATTGTTACTGTTGCCAGACGCTCTTTACCTTCCTGCATTTTTTGCTTGATCTGCGTCAGCTTTCCAAATAAATCACCAAACATGTTACAAGTGTTTTTAAGAGCTGTAAAGATAAGTGATTCATTATGCTCCGTTTACATTAAAAGGAAAGTATATTTTACGCCAACAGATTTCCCTGCATATCAGATAATTTATTTATACTATACGAGCGGGTCCTACCAACTATTCCGTATATTAACAGCCTGTAATCGTATCTTTTATAATAATGGAGACAAAAGTTTGTATTATTGGCGCCGGCCCTGGCGGCGCCTGTGCAGCCTTACAACTGGCACAACTGGGCATTGAATGTATCGTAGTAGACAAAGCTGTATTTCCAAGAGATAAAGTGTGCGGAGATGGCCTCAGCGGGAAAGTACTCACCATCCTGGAACGAATAGATAAAGGCATCGGTGAACGACTTCAGCAGGCCGCCTTCAAAATGGATAGCTGGGGCGTTACTTTTGTAGCACCTAACCGGATCGGTATGGACATCCCCTACAAACCCGATTACCAGAAAAGCATGAACGACCCGCGGGGGTTTGTTTGTAAACGTATCGATTTCGATAATTTCCTGGTAGAAGAACTTAAACGCCGGCCGGAAATTCGTTTATTCGAGAACGTGAGTATCGATAACTATGAACTCCAATCCGACGGGTACCTCCTCTCTGATAAAACAGGCACCTTCACCGTAAAAGCATCGTTGATCATTGTTGCCAATGGCGCCCATTCTGCCTTTACCAAGGAGGTAGCCGGTATCAAAATGGAGCCGGAACACTATGTAGCCGGTATCCGTGCCTATTATAAAGGTATCTCCGGCTTACACCCTGATAATTTCATAGAACTGCATTTCCTGAAAAATATGTTGCCGGGTTATCTGTGGATTTTCCCGCTGCCTAATGGCGAAGCCAACGTAGGAGTAGGTATGCTCAGCAACACCGCCCGCAACAAAAAAGTAAACCTGAAAAAGCTGATGCTCGACACCCTCGAAACAGATCCGACCATGAAAGAGCGTTTTAAAAACGCCTCTCTGGCAGGTAATATCGATGGGTACGGCCTGCCGCTCGGCAGCAAAAAAAGGAAACTGCACGGCGAACGTTATATGCTGGTAGGTGATGCCGGTTACCTGATAGACCCCTTCACCGGGGAAGGTATCGGAAATGCCCTCTACTCCGGCAGAATCGCCGCACAAAAAGCCGCTGCCGCCATTACGGCCAACGATTTCTCTGATACTTTCCTGAATGCCTATGATGAAGAGGTATACCGCATCCTGGGGCCGGAATTACAGGTAAGTACCAAACTGCAGCGACTCATCAAATACCCGTGGTTGTTTAATATGCTGATGAAAATGGGAGCACGCAACAAACAACTGAAAGAACTGATGTCCTGTATGTTCCATGAAGTAGACCTTCGTAAAAAACTGGGTAAGCCCATGTTTTATGTAAAATTGTTATTTAACAGATAAAAGCAGTTACCTGTCGTGAGATTTATCAACACCTTATCCATCGCGCTGTTTACAGCCTTTGCAGCCCAGGCACAAACCACTCCGCAGTTATATACCAAAAGTCAGCACGGTCAGCTGCAGCTCACCCCTGCCGGCGCCGATCACCTGGCCGGATTACCGCTGAAATGCATGGAACAGGAATATCCTTACAAAACAGGGGTTGTATTTTCCGATGCCTCCCTGGTAACCGCTCCTAAAAATTATCACCCGGCCTTTTATGGCTGCTTCGACTGGCATAGCAGTGTACATGGCCACTGGATGCTGGTAAGACTGTTGAAATCATTCCCGGATATGGCTAAAAGGCCTATCATCCGGACCAAATTACAACAACACCTCACTGCCGCCAATATACAGGGAGAGGAACAACTCTTCTCCAATAAAGAAAATAAAAGCTTCGAACGGATCTATGGTTGGAGCTGGCTGCTGCAACTGCAACGCGAGCTGCTCACCTGGAACGATCCCCTGGGAAAGGAATTAAGTAAAAACGTACAGCCACTGGCCAACCGTTTTTCCACAGCCTACATCGATTTTCTGGGCAAAA
Coding sequences within:
- a CDS encoding NAD(P)/FAD-dependent oxidoreductase, with product METKVCIIGAGPGGACAALQLAQLGIECIVVDKAVFPRDKVCGDGLSGKVLTILERIDKGIGERLQQAAFKMDSWGVTFVAPNRIGMDIPYKPDYQKSMNDPRGFVCKRIDFDNFLVEELKRRPEIRLFENVSIDNYELQSDGYLLSDKTGTFTVKASLIIVANGAHSAFTKEVAGIKMEPEHYVAGIRAYYKGISGLHPDNFIELHFLKNMLPGYLWIFPLPNGEANVGVGMLSNTARNKKVNLKKLMLDTLETDPTMKERFKNASLAGNIDGYGLPLGSKKRKLHGERYMLVGDAGYLIDPFTGEGIGNALYSGRIAAQKAAAAITANDFSDTFLNAYDEEVYRILGPELQVSTKLQRLIKYPWLFNMLMKMGARNKQLKELMSCMFHEVDLRKKLGKPMFYVKLLFNR
- a CDS encoding DUF2891 domain-containing protein → MRFINTLSIALFTAFAAQAQTTPQLYTKSQHGQLQLTPAGADHLAGLPLKCMEQEYPYKTGVVFSDASLVTAPKNYHPAFYGCFDWHSSVHGHWMLVRLLKSFPDMAKRPIIRTKLQQHLTAANIQGEEQLFSNKENKSFERIYGWSWLLQLQRELLTWNDPLGKELSKNVQPLANRFSTAYIDFLGKIMYPIRVGEHTNLAFGLSLAWDYAITAQDTALQTAIRNAAMRFYAADKNAPVNYEPGGYDFLSPSLEEADLMWRIMPAAQYRTWLKDFLPGLFQPQINILQLAQVKDRTDGKLVHLDGLNLSRAWCLYGIARHAGQQRTAILELANRHLEAAIPHVASGDYAGEHWLASFAVYALTAEKAE